In one window of Nocardioides panacisoli DNA:
- a CDS encoding ABC transporter substrate-binding protein, giving the protein MRASALAGVLAMSLAVSACGRGDDGGDAGVSDGDGEGGTIALGTITDLTGPFAGVGEPFTAGQAAFWEQINSEGGLEGGWEVDVTSHVEDSGYDVTAHADAFNKIKDDVLAISQSLGTAHTNAILGDATDESMIVGPASLGSNWIWDEAAIQVGTSYCAEGMNVVDYAAEQGAKSVAVVHLPGDYGDDAMVGARIAAEENGLDFTAIETGTVGAGDDQSAAIGAVLKAKPDLVLVATTPQELATVVGGVAAQKFQTMFVGSIPTWNTALLESPAAPALEAMYMQATSFPVWDADFPGMERMRETAGDMAPNDWYSIGYASGYVMKAILEEAIANDDVTREGVYEAAQSLTGVDGEGTLPEGTGNYSAEPNDQAVRETQLNAVDPAADSKLKVAAEPFVGPTAESYEFTETPCYEMK; this is encoded by the coding sequence ATGAGGGCCAGCGCGCTGGCCGGTGTGCTGGCGATGAGCCTCGCGGTCTCCGCCTGTGGCCGTGGTGACGACGGTGGCGACGCCGGCGTCAGCGACGGTGACGGCGAGGGCGGCACCATCGCGCTCGGCACGATCACCGACCTGACTGGACCGTTCGCCGGCGTCGGCGAGCCGTTCACCGCCGGGCAGGCGGCGTTCTGGGAGCAGATCAACTCCGAGGGCGGCCTCGAGGGTGGCTGGGAGGTCGACGTCACCAGCCACGTCGAGGACAGCGGCTACGACGTGACCGCCCACGCGGACGCGTTCAACAAGATCAAGGACGACGTGCTGGCGATCTCGCAGTCGCTCGGCACAGCGCACACCAACGCGATCCTGGGCGACGCCACCGACGAGAGCATGATCGTCGGTCCGGCCTCGCTCGGCTCGAACTGGATCTGGGACGAGGCCGCCATCCAGGTCGGCACCAGCTACTGCGCCGAGGGCATGAACGTCGTGGACTACGCCGCGGAGCAGGGCGCCAAGAGCGTCGCCGTGGTGCACCTGCCCGGTGACTACGGCGACGACGCCATGGTCGGCGCGCGCATCGCCGCCGAGGAGAACGGACTGGACTTCACCGCCATCGAGACCGGCACCGTCGGCGCCGGTGACGACCAGTCCGCCGCGATCGGTGCGGTGCTCAAGGCCAAGCCGGACCTGGTGCTGGTCGCGACCACGCCGCAGGAGCTGGCGACGGTGGTCGGCGGCGTGGCCGCGCAGAAGTTCCAGACCATGTTCGTGGGCTCGATCCCGACCTGGAACACCGCCCTGCTGGAGTCGCCGGCAGCCCCGGCGCTGGAGGCGATGTACATGCAGGCGACGTCGTTCCCCGTCTGGGACGCCGACTTCCCGGGCATGGAGCGGATGCGGGAGACGGCCGGTGACATGGCCCCGAACGACTGGTACTCCATCGGCTACGCCAGCGGCTACGTCATGAAGGCCATTCTCGAGGAGGCGATCGCCAACGACGACGTCACCCGCGAGGGCGTCTACGAGGCGGCGCAGAGCCTGACCGGCGTGGACGGCGAGGGCACCCTGCCCGAGGGCACCGGCAACTACTCCGCCGAGCCCAACGACCAGGCGGTCCGCGAGACCCAGCTCAACGCGGTCGACCCCGCGGCCGACTCCAAGCTCAAGGTCGCTGCGGAGCCGTTCGTCGGCCCCACTGCGGAGAGCTACGAGTTCACCGAGACGCCGTGCTACGAGATGAAGTGA
- a CDS encoding ABC transporter ATP-binding protein, with product MLAVENLEVVYDDVVPALRGVSLEVPDGQIVALLGANGGGKSTLLRTLSGLLDIHNGAIEKGTVTLDDAEVGGLKAAAWARKGVKHVLEGRRVFKELTVEENLRVGGYADRRNLRSNMARVFELFPVLADRKDGQAGLLSGGEQQMLAMGRALMSDPRYLLLDEPSLGLAPLIVEQIRDIIVEINNQGTGILLVEQNATMALSIAHHGYVIENGRIVMDRPAAELLEDDDVREFYLGLGAEGEAAKSFRDVKHYKRRKRWAS from the coding sequence ATGCTCGCGGTCGAGAACCTCGAGGTCGTCTACGACGACGTCGTGCCGGCCCTGCGTGGGGTGAGCCTCGAGGTGCCCGACGGCCAGATCGTGGCGCTCCTGGGCGCCAACGGTGGTGGCAAGTCGACGCTGCTCAGGACGCTGTCGGGACTGCTCGACATCCACAACGGAGCCATCGAGAAGGGCACCGTCACGCTCGACGACGCCGAGGTGGGCGGCCTGAAGGCAGCCGCCTGGGCGCGCAAGGGCGTCAAGCACGTGCTGGAGGGACGGCGGGTCTTCAAGGAGCTCACCGTCGAGGAGAACCTCCGCGTCGGTGGGTACGCCGACCGGCGCAACCTGCGCTCCAACATGGCGCGCGTCTTCGAGCTCTTCCCCGTGCTGGCCGACCGCAAGGACGGCCAGGCGGGCCTGCTCTCCGGCGGTGAGCAGCAGATGCTGGCGATGGGCCGGGCGCTGATGTCCGACCCGCGCTACCTGCTGCTCGACGAGCCGTCGCTGGGCCTTGCGCCGCTGATCGTGGAGCAGATCCGCGACATCATCGTCGAGATCAACAACCAGGGCACCGGGATCCTCCTGGTCGAGCAGAACGCCACCATGGCGCTCTCGATCGCCCACCACGGCTACGTGATCGAGAACGGCCGCATCGTGATGGACCGGCCTGCCGCGGAGCTCCTCGAGGACGACGACGTCCGCGAGTTCTATCTCGGGCTCGGAGCGGAGGGTGAGGCTGCCAAGTCCTTCCGGGACGTCAAGCACTACAAGCGTCGGAAGCGGTGGGCATCATGA
- a CDS encoding branched-chain amino acid ABC transporter permease gives MSDLLGSIAGGLGQGSIYALLAVGFVMIYKAMGVISFAQPAFMMAGALLVTYLAPEIGFFLAVPVAAIAIAGVSLVVERVAIRPMVGKAVFVIAIITIGIDVIVRTVAGAFIGRDPRPIGDPWGNATVSIGSVTVYERHIAAFIVAAVLVAALFAFFRWTPIGLAMRASALDQEAAMAQGVSVGAVFAVSWGLAGALATVAGVFAASNTGGTMDRNLWLVALAALPVIILGGLDSFGGAVLGGLIIGVVQRVVGDYHREWFPFLDTNLFLITPYLVMFVVLLVRPYGLFGTKEVERV, from the coding sequence ATGAGTGACCTCCTCGGCTCCATCGCCGGCGGCCTGGGCCAGGGCTCCATCTACGCCCTGCTCGCGGTCGGCTTCGTGATGATCTACAAGGCGATGGGGGTGATCAGCTTCGCCCAGCCGGCGTTCATGATGGCCGGCGCGCTGCTGGTGACCTACCTCGCGCCCGAGATCGGCTTCTTCCTCGCCGTTCCCGTCGCGGCGATCGCGATCGCCGGGGTGTCGCTGGTCGTCGAGCGGGTCGCGATCCGCCCGATGGTGGGCAAGGCGGTCTTCGTCATCGCCATCATCACCATCGGCATCGACGTCATCGTCCGCACCGTCGCGGGTGCCTTCATCGGTCGCGACCCGCGCCCGATCGGCGACCCGTGGGGCAACGCCACCGTCTCGATCGGCAGCGTGACCGTCTACGAGCGCCACATCGCGGCGTTCATCGTGGCGGCCGTGCTGGTCGCCGCACTCTTCGCGTTCTTCCGCTGGACCCCGATCGGCCTGGCGATGCGGGCCTCGGCGCTGGACCAGGAGGCCGCGATGGCCCAGGGCGTCAGCGTGGGCGCGGTCTTCGCGGTGTCCTGGGGACTGGCCGGGGCGCTGGCGACCGTCGCGGGCGTCTTCGCCGCCTCCAACACCGGCGGCACGATGGACCGCAACCTGTGGCTGGTCGCGCTGGCGGCGCTGCCGGTGATCATCCTCGGCGGCCTGGACTCCTTCGGGGGTGCCGTGCTCGGCGGGCTGATCATCGGTGTCGTCCAGCGCGTGGTGGGTGACTACCACCGCGAGTGGTTCCCCTTCCTGGACACCAACCTGTTCCTGATCACGCCCTACCTGGTGATGTTCGTGGTGTTGCTGGTGCGGCCCTACGGACTCTTCGGCACCAAGGAGGTGGAGCGGGTATGA
- a CDS encoding ABC transporter ATP-binding protein → MSTQRVLEFDDVHLSFGAVTAVNGVSFHVDSHELFAVIGPNGAGKTSIFNVISGVYRPQQGRVELEGRDLLGLATHKVARRGVARTFQNIELFANLTIIDNLMLGRHQHIGYGTMAALAWLGPARREELAHRRRVEEIIDFLELEQWRKMPVGLLPYGVQKRVELGRALAMDPKLLLLDEPVAGMNLEETEDMARFILEIRDELGIPMIMVEHDMGLVMDIADRVLVVDFGTPVATGVPAEVQQHPEVIRAYLGGELATSEGDA, encoded by the coding sequence ATGAGTACGCAGCGAGTCCTGGAGTTCGACGACGTCCACCTCTCCTTCGGAGCGGTCACGGCGGTCAACGGCGTCAGCTTCCACGTCGACTCCCACGAACTCTTCGCCGTCATCGGCCCCAACGGGGCCGGCAAGACGAGCATCTTCAACGTCATCTCCGGCGTCTACCGGCCCCAGCAGGGACGCGTCGAGCTCGAGGGACGTGACCTGCTCGGCCTCGCCACCCACAAGGTGGCACGCCGCGGCGTCGCCCGGACGTTCCAGAACATCGAGCTGTTCGCCAACCTGACCATCATCGACAACCTGATGCTGGGCCGGCACCAGCACATCGGCTACGGCACGATGGCCGCGCTCGCCTGGCTCGGGCCGGCCCGCCGCGAGGAGTTGGCCCACCGCCGTCGGGTCGAGGAGATCATCGACTTCCTCGAGCTCGAGCAGTGGCGCAAGATGCCGGTCGGCCTGCTGCCCTACGGCGTGCAGAAGCGGGTCGAGCTCGGCCGCGCACTCGCGATGGACCCCAAGCTGCTGCTGCTGGACGAGCCCGTCGCCGGCATGAACCTCGAGGAGACCGAGGACATGGCGCGGTTCATCCTCGAGATCCGCGACGAGCTCGGCATCCCGATGATCATGGTCGAGCACGACATGGGCCTGGTGATGGACATCGCCGACCGCGTCCTGGTCGTCGACTTCGGTACGCCGGTCGCGACCGGCGTACCCGCGGAAGTGCAGCAGCACCCCGAGGTGATCCGCGCCTACCTCGGCGGGGAGCTGGCGACGAGCGAGGGAGACGCATGA
- a CDS encoding antibiotic biosynthesis monooxygenase family protein → MSVVKINAIHVPEGAGEELEKRFAARAGSVDKSPGFLGFQLLRPTAGDDRYFVVTHWADEESFAAWRDGDAKAAHADAPGEEPKKPVATGADLLEFDVVLDVKPA, encoded by the coding sequence ATGTCGGTCGTGAAGATCAACGCCATCCACGTGCCCGAGGGCGCCGGCGAGGAGCTGGAGAAGCGGTTCGCCGCCCGGGCCGGGAGCGTGGACAAGTCACCCGGGTTCCTCGGGTTCCAGCTGCTGCGCCCCACCGCCGGCGACGACCGCTACTTCGTGGTGACCCACTGGGCCGACGAGGAGTCGTTCGCCGCGTGGCGCGACGGTGACGCCAAGGCCGCCCACGCCGACGCCCCGGGCGAGGAGCCCAAGAAGCCCGTCGCCACCGGTGCCGACCTGCTGGAGTTCGACGTCGTCCTGGACGTGAAGCCGGCCTGA
- a CDS encoding AMP-dependent synthetase/ligase, translated as MSIRTVVTRVRERAETMPDAIAMREKQLGLWREITWAQYWDTVQDVGHALLALGVEPGDRVGIQSENRPEWLFLDMATVAVRATAVGMYPTNPTAETGYLLSHSGTSIHLAEDQEQVDKALDVPEELPELRRIIHVEDRGLKKYDDPRLLSWADLLDLGREHRAANPGAVEARMAEASPDDVMTLVYTSGTTGPPKGAMLTVSNVEFALETVLERSAFSDPPPGPHDLTLSYLPLCHVAERVLTTWYNAGIGTQVNFAESIDTVPQNLREVQPTLFFAVPRIWEKLLAGARIRLESATWLKRTWSGFWLKRAERIGATLVRTGGNHTAGTRIVYAIGWICFFRALRDRLGLRKVRHGSSGAAPIAPEVLEFFMGIGVPMHELYGMTENTAIATANRPGRVRLGTVGEAHEGIEVKLDEQTGEILTRHGANFVGYWRNPEATAETIDADGWLHTGDVGVWVEGTHLKITDRMKDIIITAGGKNVSPSEIENSLKASPYVKEAVVMGDGRKFLTALIGIELETVGAWAQQRNLAFTTYRDLSEKPEVHKLVQGVVDEVNTHFNPVEQVKAFRMLPKELDHEDGELTATQKVKRSAIDARYHELVAEMYAGGRA; from the coding sequence ATGAGCATCCGCACCGTCGTGACCCGCGTGCGCGAGCGGGCCGAGACGATGCCCGACGCGATCGCGATGCGCGAGAAGCAGCTGGGGCTGTGGCGCGAGATCACCTGGGCGCAGTACTGGGACACCGTGCAGGACGTGGGCCACGCCCTGCTGGCGCTCGGCGTCGAGCCCGGCGACCGGGTCGGCATCCAGAGTGAGAACCGCCCCGAGTGGCTGTTCCTGGACATGGCGACCGTCGCGGTGCGCGCCACCGCGGTGGGGATGTACCCCACGAACCCGACCGCCGAGACCGGCTACCTGCTCTCGCACAGCGGCACCAGCATCCACCTCGCCGAGGACCAGGAGCAGGTCGACAAGGCGCTCGACGTGCCCGAGGAGCTGCCCGAGCTGCGGCGGATCATCCACGTCGAGGACCGCGGCCTGAAGAAGTACGACGACCCGCGGCTGCTCTCGTGGGCCGACCTGCTCGACCTGGGGCGCGAGCACCGCGCGGCCAACCCCGGCGCCGTCGAGGCACGGATGGCCGAGGCGTCGCCGGACGACGTCATGACGCTGGTCTACACCTCCGGCACGACCGGGCCGCCCAAGGGCGCGATGCTCACCGTGAGCAACGTCGAGTTCGCCCTCGAGACGGTTCTGGAGCGCAGCGCATTCTCCGACCCGCCGCCGGGCCCGCACGACCTGACGCTGTCCTACCTACCGCTGTGCCACGTCGCCGAGCGGGTGCTCACGACCTGGTACAACGCCGGGATCGGCACGCAGGTCAACTTCGCCGAGTCCATCGACACGGTGCCGCAGAACCTGCGCGAGGTGCAGCCGACGCTGTTCTTCGCGGTCCCGCGGATCTGGGAGAAGCTGCTGGCCGGCGCTCGCATCCGGCTCGAGTCGGCCACCTGGCTGAAGCGGACGTGGTCCGGCTTCTGGCTCAAGCGCGCCGAACGCATCGGCGCCACGCTGGTGCGCACCGGTGGCAACCACACCGCCGGCACCCGCATCGTCTACGCGATCGGCTGGATCTGCTTCTTCCGCGCGCTGCGCGACCGGCTCGGGCTGCGCAAGGTCCGCCACGGCAGCAGCGGCGCTGCCCCGATCGCCCCGGAGGTGCTGGAGTTCTTCATGGGGATCGGCGTACCCATGCACGAGCTGTACGGCATGACCGAGAACACCGCGATCGCGACCGCGAACCGGCCGGGACGGGTCAGGCTCGGCACGGTCGGGGAGGCCCACGAGGGCATCGAGGTGAAGCTCGACGAGCAGACCGGCGAGATCCTCACCCGGCACGGCGCGAACTTCGTCGGCTACTGGCGCAACCCGGAGGCGACGGCCGAGACGATCGACGCCGACGGCTGGCTGCACACCGGTGACGTGGGGGTGTGGGTCGAGGGCACGCACCTGAAGATCACCGACCGGATGAAGGACATCATCATCACCGCCGGCGGCAAGAACGTGTCGCCCTCGGAGATCGAGAACAGTCTCAAGGCCTCGCCGTACGTCAAGGAGGCGGTCGTCATGGGCGACGGCCGCAAGTTCCTCACCGCGCTCATCGGCATCGAGCTGGAGACGGTCGGGGCGTGGGCGCAGCAGCGCAACCTCGCCTTCACGACCTACCGCGACCTCTCGGAGAAGCCGGAGGTGCACAAGCTCGTGCAGGGCGTGGTCGACGAGGTGAACACCCATTTCAACCCGGTGGAGCAGGTGAAGGCATTCCGCATGCTGCCCAAGGAGCTCGACCACGAGGACGGGGAGTTGACGGCGACACAGAAGGTCAAGCGGTCCGCGATCGATGCGAGGTACCACGAGCTGGTCGCCGAGATGTACGCCGGAGGTCGGGCATGA
- a CDS encoding branched-chain amino acid ABC transporter permease, protein MRPPWGRPELYSDYKQDMALFDTRSKALGTAVLLVVAALLPLMTPDDLLAILYTGLVLAIGAIGLNLVTGYAGQVSLGHAFFVGVGAYTAAVISGDPDARRLGYGIEFVPLWLLGAGAVAAVFGAIVAPLATRLRGLYLAVVTLGLVFIGQYFFREFREMSGGAEQSRGAAEPVLFGMNLTDGGAFTEEQKLFWFGLVLLVIFGVLARNIARSRVGRAFQAIRDRDVAAGVMGVNLTRYKVIAFTISSFYAGVCGALLYAGIGSFTPEEFGLLMSIQFIAIVLIGGVATISGTIMGAMLIAMLPRIAEELPAFVPFLSTSASESPNVFQFQEVMYGVLIVAFLLFEPRGLFGIWHRIRIYWKSFPFSY, encoded by the coding sequence ATGAGGCCACCGTGGGGACGTCCGGAGCTCTACTCCGACTACAAGCAGGACATGGCGCTGTTCGACACCCGGTCGAAGGCGCTGGGCACGGCAGTGCTCCTGGTGGTGGCCGCGCTGCTGCCGCTGATGACCCCGGATGACCTGCTGGCCATCCTCTACACCGGGCTGGTGCTCGCGATCGGTGCGATCGGGTTGAACCTGGTCACCGGGTACGCCGGCCAGGTGTCGCTGGGCCACGCCTTCTTCGTGGGCGTCGGTGCCTACACCGCCGCAGTGATCTCCGGCGACCCCGACGCCCGCCGGCTGGGCTACGGCATCGAGTTCGTCCCGCTGTGGCTGCTCGGTGCGGGCGCCGTGGCTGCCGTCTTCGGCGCGATCGTGGCGCCGCTGGCCACCCGACTGCGCGGGCTCTACCTGGCCGTGGTCACCCTCGGCCTGGTGTTCATCGGGCAGTACTTCTTCCGTGAATTCCGTGAGATGAGCGGTGGTGCCGAGCAGAGCCGCGGCGCGGCCGAGCCGGTGTTGTTCGGGATGAACCTGACCGACGGTGGCGCGTTCACCGAGGAGCAGAAGCTGTTCTGGTTCGGTCTCGTGCTGCTGGTGATCTTCGGCGTGCTCGCCCGCAACATCGCCCGGTCCCGCGTCGGCCGCGCGTTCCAGGCGATCCGCGACCGTGATGTCGCGGCCGGCGTGATGGGCGTGAACCTGACCCGTTACAAGGTCATCGCGTTCACCATCTCCTCCTTCTACGCCGGTGTCTGCGGTGCCCTGCTCTACGCCGGGATCGGCAGCTTCACCCCCGAGGAGTTCGGGCTGCTGATGTCGATCCAGTTCATCGCGATCGTGCTGATCGGTGGCGTGGCGACGATCTCCGGGACGATCATGGGGGCCATGCTCATCGCGATGCTGCCGCGGATCGCCGAGGAGCTGCCCGCCTTCGTGCCGTTCCTGTCGACCTCGGCGAGCGAGTCGCCCAACGTCTTCCAGTTCCAGGAGGTGATGTACGGCGTGCTGATCGTCGCGTTCCTGCTCTTCGAGCCGCGCGGCCTCTTCGGCATCTGGCACCGCATCCGCATCTACTGGAAGAGCTTCCCCTTCTCCTACTGA
- the purB gene encoding adenylosuccinate lyase encodes MTVPNVLATRYAGADLAEIWSPEHKIVLERQLWIAVLRAQRDLGIDVPDGVIDAYEKVVDRVDLDSIAERERVTRHDVKARIEEFSALAGHEHIHKGMTSRDLTENVEQLQVKQSLELLRVRAIATLARLARLAAEHETTVMAGRSHNVAAQATTLGKRFAGVADELLLGLERLDDLLGRYPLRGIKGPMGTAQDMLDLLGGDEDKLADLEQRVATHLGFDRVLTSVGQVYPRSIDFDALSALVQLVAAPSNLATTIRLMAGNEIVTEGFKEGQVGSSAMPHKMNTRSCERVNGLAVITRGYLSMVGELAGDQWNEGDVSCSVVRRVALPDAFFAVDGLFQTFLTVLDEFGAFPAVIQRELDRYLPFLATTKVLMAAVRNGVGRETAHEAIKEAAVGTALAMRQGQAENDVFAQLAADERLGLTEEQLASLVAEPLTFTGAAVAQTREVCRRVAELVAAEPDAATYEPGAIL; translated from the coding sequence GTGACTGTGCCCAACGTCCTCGCCACTCGCTACGCCGGAGCCGACCTCGCCGAGATCTGGTCGCCCGAGCACAAGATCGTCCTCGAGCGACAGCTGTGGATCGCGGTGCTGCGCGCCCAGCGCGACCTCGGCATCGACGTCCCCGACGGCGTCATCGATGCCTACGAGAAGGTCGTCGACCGCGTCGACCTCGACTCGATCGCCGAGCGGGAGCGCGTCACCCGGCACGACGTGAAGGCGCGCATCGAGGAGTTCAGCGCCCTCGCCGGCCACGAGCACATCCACAAGGGCATGACCTCGCGCGACCTCACCGAGAACGTCGAGCAGCTCCAGGTCAAGCAGTCCCTCGAACTCCTGCGCGTCCGCGCCATCGCGACCCTGGCGCGCCTGGCGCGGCTCGCCGCGGAGCACGAGACGACCGTCATGGCCGGCCGCTCGCACAATGTCGCCGCCCAGGCCACCACGCTCGGCAAGCGCTTCGCGGGCGTGGCCGACGAGCTGCTGCTCGGGCTCGAGCGCCTCGACGACCTGCTCGGCCGCTACCCGCTGCGCGGCATCAAGGGACCGATGGGCACCGCCCAGGACATGCTCGACCTGCTCGGCGGCGACGAGGACAAGCTCGCCGACCTCGAGCAGCGCGTCGCCACCCACCTCGGCTTCGACCGCGTGCTGACCAGCGTCGGCCAGGTCTACCCGCGCTCGATCGACTTCGACGCCCTCTCCGCGCTGGTGCAGCTGGTCGCGGCCCCCTCCAACCTCGCCACGACGATCCGCCTGATGGCGGGCAACGAGATCGTCACCGAGGGCTTCAAGGAGGGCCAGGTCGGCTCCTCGGCGATGCCGCACAAGATGAACACCCGCTCGTGCGAACGCGTCAACGGCCTGGCCGTCATCACTCGCGGCTATCTGTCCATGGTCGGCGAGCTCGCGGGCGACCAGTGGAACGAGGGCGACGTCTCGTGCTCCGTCGTACGCCGCGTCGCGCTGCCGGACGCCTTCTTCGCCGTCGACGGGCTGTTCCAGACCTTCCTCACCGTGCTCGACGAATTCGGCGCGTTCCCCGCCGTCATCCAGCGCGAGCTCGACCGCTACCTGCCGTTCCTGGCGACCACCAAGGTGCTCATGGCCGCGGTGCGCAACGGCGTCGGCCGCGAGACCGCGCACGAGGCCATCAAGGAGGCCGCGGTCGGCACGGCGTTGGCGATGCGGCAGGGCCAGGCCGAGAACGACGTCTTCGCCCAGCTCGCCGCCGACGAGCGACTCGGGCTCACCGAGGAGCAGCTCGCCAGCCTGGTGGCCGAGCCGCTCACCTTCACCGGAGCGGCGGTCGCGCAGACCCGTGAGGTCTGTCGTCGCGTGGCCGAACTCGTGGCCGCCGAACCGGACGCGGCGACGTACGAGCCCGGCGCGATCCTCTGA